A region of the Leucobacter komagatae genome:
AACATCGGCGCCTTCGCCTGGTACGTCGCCGGGATCAGCCTGGTCTCGCTCATCATCATGTGCTTTGTCCCTGAAACCCACAAGAAGGAGCTCGACTAATGGCGCTCGCCCCAGTGTGGATCGCCGGCGCGGGGATGACCCCGTTCGGCATCCACCGCGACCTGACAGTAAAACAGCTCACAGCTCAGGCTGTGCGCGAGGCGCTCGCTGACGCCTCGGCGACGACGAAGGACGTTGAAGCTGTGTTCTTCGCGAACACGACCCAGTCGCCGCTCGAGGGGCAGCACATGGTGCCGGGGCAGATCGCGGTGCGCGAGCTGGGCATCCAGGGTGTCCCGGTCGTCAACGTTGAGAACGCGTGCGCCAGTGGCGCCTCCGCGTTCCACCTCGCGGTCGCGTATGTGCGCTCAGGGGCTGCAGACGTCGTGCTCGCGGTCGGGGCCGAGAAGATGAACGTGGAAGACCGGGCGCTCGCGATGTCGGTCTTTGATGGCGCCTACGACGTGAGCGCGCCAGAGGAGCTCGCGCGCGTGCTTCGACACCTCGGAGGCGAGGCCGACAGGCCGGCCGGGCCGAGCTCGAGCTTCATGGATATCTACGCGGCAATGGCGCGAAACCACATGGACACCTACGGCACAACCCAGCGGCAGCTCGCGGTGATCGCCGAAAAGAACCACCGCCACTCGGTCGACAACCACCGGGCGCACTACAGGAAGCCGATGAACGCTGACGAGGTGCTGGCGGCGCGTGCGCTCGCCTTCCCCCTTACGGTGCCGATGTGCGCCCCCATCACTGACGGCGCCGCCGCCGTGCTCGTCTGCTCAGAGCGCGGCCTGGCCCGACTGGGGAGCACGGCCAGTGTGCGCGTGCTCGCGTCGGCGCTTGCGACCGGCAGCGACCGCGACTTCACGACGTTCGAGGGTCACGTGAGCGGAGTCGCCGCTCGCCGCGCCTACGAGCAGGCAGGGCTCGGGCCTGAAGCCGTCGACGTCGCCGAGGTGCACGACGCGACGGCCTTCGGTGAGCTGCTGCAGCTCGAGGTGCTCGGGCTGTTCGGGCCGGGGGAGGCGGCGGCCGCGGGTGAGCGCGGCGCGACGAGTATCGGCGGTGCACTTCCCGTGAACCCGTCGGGCGGCCTCGTCTCCAAGGGCCACCCGCTCGCCGCGACCGGGCTGGGGCAGATCTTCGAGCTCACGGAGCAGCTCAGAGGTCGCGCAGGAGCGCGCCAGGTTTCGAGCGCACGGGTCGCGCTCGCCGAGAACGGTGGCGGGTTCCACCGCGGCGAAGAGGCAGTTGCCTCGGTCGTCATGTTGGGAGCGCAGTAGCCATGGTCACCGCAGTATCGTTCTTTGACCGCGGCTGGCGGATCAACCCAGACGAGCTCGCCTACGTGTCGGCGGGTGAATCCTGGACCTTCGACGAGGCGAGGCGCACGTCGAATCAGATCGCGCGCAGCCTTGCCGAGCTCGGCATCGCTCAGGGCGGAAAGGTCGGGGTGCTTTCCCCGAACGCGCCCCTGGCATGGCTGTGCGTGCTCGCGGCCTGGCGCATCGGCGCCGTTTGGGTGCCGCTGAACCCCGACCACCCAAGCGACGAGACCGCGCAGCTGCTCACGCGTTTCGGCGTCGACGTGCTCATCTACCACCCGGAGCTCGGCGAGCAGGTGGCCGAGATTCGCGGGGCGGCGCCGGGCGTGAAGCACCTGGTGTCGCTCGGGCCAGTCCGTGGCGACGCACACGGCGGCGACATCGACCTGACCGCCCGGGCCGCGACCCTTCCCGATACTGCCCCCGCCTACGAAGTGGGCGCCGACGATGTCGCCGTGATCGCGCCGACGGGCGGCACGACGGGGCTCCCAAAGGGCGTGATGAACACCCACCGTAACGTGTCGGTGATGGTCGCGCACCAGATGCTCGCGATGCAGTACGGGCCGCACGACAGACAGGTAAATCTCGCTGCGGCGCCGATGACGCACTCCTCGGGGTTCTCCTCCCTGCAGGCGTCAGCGCGGGGCGGAACGACAGTGATCATCCCGCGGGCATCGACCGACGCGGTGCTCGACGCGATCGAGACTCACGGCGTCACCGAGCTGTTCCTCCCTCCGACTGTCATCTACCGGCTGCTCGACCGCCTTGAAGACGAGCAGCGTGATCTCTCGTCCCTGCGCTACCTGCTGTACGGCGCGGCCCCGATGTCGACCGAGAAGCTGCGGCGCGGCCTCGAGCTGCTCGGGCCGGTGTTCCTCGAGGTCTACGGGCAGATGGAGGCCGTCGCGGCGATCAGCTTCAAGCTGCCACAAGATCACCTCACGGCAACCGGGGAGATCGCTGACGCCGAGCACCTCGCCTCGTGCGGGCGCCCGGGCCCGCTAATCGAAGTCACCGTCCGCGACCCGCTCACGTTCGAAGAACTGCCCGCGGGGGCAACGGGCGAGATCTGTGTGCGCGGCGACCTCGTAATGAAGGGCTATTACGAGGAGCCGGAGAAGACCGCCGAGACCATCGTCGACGGTTGGCTTCGCACGGGCGACCTCGGCCATCTCGACGCCGCGGGCTACCTGTTCATCACCGACAGGTCGAAAGACCTCATCATTTCCGGCGGCTTCAACGTCTATCCCAGCGAGGTCGAGCAGGCGCTGTGGGGCCACCCGGCCGTGCTCGACTGCGCGGTAATTGGGGTGCCACACCCCGACTGGGGCGAGCAGGTGACCGCCGTCGTCGAGCTACAGCCCGGCGGGCACGCGTCCGAGGCCGAGCTGCGCGCCTACTGCCGAGAGCAGCTCGGCGGGGTGCGCACGCCGAAGCGGGTGTACTTCACTGAGCTCCCACGGAGCGCGAACGGCAAGGTGCTGAAGAAGGAACTCCGCGGCGCGGGCGAATGGATCGCAGACGCCGCAGCCGGCCTCAGGGCCAGTTCCATTGACGCTGAGGGCATCAGCGCGCGGCAGAACGGAGACGCACATGCGAGAGCTTGAGGGCAAGATCGCGCTCGTCGTTGGCGCCGGAACGATCGGCGACGAGATTGGCAACGGGCGCGCGACCGCGCTCCTCATGGCGAGGCACGGCGCGCACGTCGTGTGCGTCGACCGCGATGAGCGGTCAGCGCGCCGCACCGCTGACATGATCGCCGACGGGGGCGGGGCAGCGGAGAGCTTCGGGGTCGACGCGACCGACGAGGCGGCCGTCGCGGGCCTCGTGGGCTCGGTGATTCGCGCCCACGGTCGCATCGATGTGCTCGACAACAACGTCGGGATCAGCCTGCTCGGCGGGGTCACAGAGGCCTCCGCGGAAGACTGGGATCGTGTGCTCGCGGTGAATCTCAAAACCGCGGTCAACGCGATGAAGTACGTCATCCCGCACATGGTTCGGCAGGGGGCAGGGGCCATCGTAAACATCTCCTCGATCGCGGCGCTTCGGTGGGGTGGAACCGCGTATGCGACTTACTACACCTCGAAGGCCGCGCTCACCCACCTGAGCAGGACAACGGCGCTTGAGTTCGCGGCGGCCGGGGTCCGCGTGAACACGGTTTCCCCGGGCCTCATCAAGACGCCGATGGTCGCGAATACCGCAGGCCTCGCGAATGCGTACGGCGCTGACAGTGTCGAGAAGATGTGGGCTGAGCGCGACCGCCAGGTTCCGCTCGGTCATATGGGCGAACCGTGGGACGTTGCTGAGGCCGCGCTCTTCCTCGCTGGCCCGCGCGCAAAGTTCGTTACGGGGGCCGACCTGGTAGTCGACGGCGGCATGACCGTGCGCGCGGCATAGGTGTCGAGTGCGAAGGGGGTGCCGGGGCTTTAGCCCCGGCACCCCCTTCGCACTGTGTTGGCGTCGCGCTAGCTCGTCTGCGTCGCCTCAACCCAAGCGAGGTACTCCTCGTCGATGTTGCCGGCGATGTACTCGCCAGTGAAGCAGCTCTCCTCGAGCTTCGTGACGGTGTCCTGGCCCGCGAGGATAGCGCGGTTCATGCCCTCGACTGTCTGGTAGATGAGGTGGTCGGCGCCGAGCTCGGCCGCGATCTCGGCCGGAGTGCGGCCGTGGGCGATGAGCTCGTCGCGCGACGGCATGTTGATGCCGTACACGTGCGGGAAGAGCAC
Encoded here:
- a CDS encoding thiolase family protein, which codes for MALAPVWIAGAGMTPFGIHRDLTVKQLTAQAVREALADASATTKDVEAVFFANTTQSPLEGQHMVPGQIAVRELGIQGVPVVNVENACASGASAFHLAVAYVRSGAADVVLAVGAEKMNVEDRALAMSVFDGAYDVSAPEELARVLRHLGGEADRPAGPSSSFMDIYAAMARNHMDTYGTTQRQLAVIAEKNHRHSVDNHRAHYRKPMNADEVLAARALAFPLTVPMCAPITDGAAAVLVCSERGLARLGSTASVRVLASALATGSDRDFTTFEGHVSGVAARRAYEQAGLGPEAVDVAEVHDATAFGELLQLEVLGLFGPGEAAAAGERGATSIGGALPVNPSGGLVSKGHPLAATGLGQIFELTEQLRGRAGARQVSSARVALAENGGGFHRGEEAVASVVMLGAQ
- a CDS encoding class I adenylate-forming enzyme family protein; the encoded protein is MVTAVSFFDRGWRINPDELAYVSAGESWTFDEARRTSNQIARSLAELGIAQGGKVGVLSPNAPLAWLCVLAAWRIGAVWVPLNPDHPSDETAQLLTRFGVDVLIYHPELGEQVAEIRGAAPGVKHLVSLGPVRGDAHGGDIDLTARAATLPDTAPAYEVGADDVAVIAPTGGTTGLPKGVMNTHRNVSVMVAHQMLAMQYGPHDRQVNLAAAPMTHSSGFSSLQASARGGTTVIIPRASTDAVLDAIETHGVTELFLPPTVIYRLLDRLEDEQRDLSSLRYLLYGAAPMSTEKLRRGLELLGPVFLEVYGQMEAVAAISFKLPQDHLTATGEIADAEHLASCGRPGPLIEVTVRDPLTFEELPAGATGEICVRGDLVMKGYYEEPEKTAETIVDGWLRTGDLGHLDAAGYLFITDRSKDLIISGGFNVYPSEVEQALWGHPAVLDCAVIGVPHPDWGEQVTAVVELQPGGHASEAELRAYCREQLGGVRTPKRVYFTELPRSANGKVLKKELRGAGEWIADAAAGLRASSIDAEGISARQNGDAHARA
- a CDS encoding SDR family NAD(P)-dependent oxidoreductase, encoding MRELEGKIALVVGAGTIGDEIGNGRATALLMARHGAHVVCVDRDERSARRTADMIADGGGAAESFGVDATDEAAVAGLVGSVIRAHGRIDVLDNNVGISLLGGVTEASAEDWDRVLAVNLKTAVNAMKYVIPHMVRQGAGAIVNISSIAALRWGGTAYATYYTSKAALTHLSRTTALEFAAAGVRVNTVSPGLIKTPMVANTAGLANAYGADSVEKMWAERDRQVPLGHMGEPWDVAEAALFLAGPRAKFVTGADLVVDGGMTVRAA